In a genomic window of Melanotaenia boesemani isolate fMelBoe1 chromosome 1, fMelBoe1.pri, whole genome shotgun sequence:
- the tdrd3 gene encoding tudor domain-containing protein 3, with product MTDLADSLTKEGWYLSDEGIAELKGSAEKITHSDIIRIALDSDLRPIGRKFLPSDINSGRTEKLEGPCVLQLQKVRNISAPKDNEESQGAPRMLRLQMTDGHTTCVGLEFKHLSEISLNTPPGTKVKLLGTVQVKNGVLLLDDSKISVLGGEVDHMVEKWELQRSLAKHSRSNIGAEGGPPPFVPFGQKCARKDDVDSRELDQRKTLQIQNVVKSTDENDEFEKQRTAAIAEVAKTKEGPRTFGGGGNAGGNLSNAAASSRGRDSYQQRRREDKVDRTQSRQEGNYRELVDERSLRDIMEMGFNREAARQALMDNNNNLEVALNSLLTGSSGCRPGSVGAESHKPQPRGRGKGRGRSRNEDEEEGAGGRPSGPSTLFDFLESKMGVFSIDEPKSLAPQRHENKANFHTKDMSQTKFFSHNDHRQQRNDKPPRFHRDTDFPKPGQEPVSGTTSSAHAQQWKGQERWPRGTSDRVQNDRREMRDEPIVPSSMMTQQPMELSGSYHQRSRNGDGVGNTSGPSYRRGVKDNGPSSKPNNSAGSEVDGHGNNKRTDRNDEANNSRRKGKGDRPNSDHFDRQRDSGPSIFNSKGGLSGTPHEIGFLQGPRTVTGHPSHFQNGELEYKRTGPIKPTNPSFPPNREQVPKKNAPNNPGPKRRPGQGKGQGPRGPEKSHVTEHGWKPGDQCLALYWEDSKFYHARIDAVHPSGSTAVVVFSDYGNCEEVLLNNIKPIAADVMEEDDGYYDSSLEFRRGGDGQPRRTRPTQQYYQPPRARD from the exons ATGACCGATTTGGCAGATTCTCTGACCAAAGAGGGCTG GTACCTCAGCGATGAAGGCATTGCAGAACTAAAAGGATCTGCTGAGAAAATAACCCACAGTGACATCATTCGTATTGCACTTGAT AGTGATCTTAGGCCTATTGGCAGAAAATTTCTACCATCTGATATCAACAGTGGAAGAACTGAGAAG TTGGAGGGTCCATGTGTCCTCCAGTTGCAGAAAGTGAGAAATATCTCAGCTCCTAAAGACAATGAGGAGTCCCAGGGAGCACCGCGAATGCTGCGCCTACAGATGACAGATGGGCACACCACCTGCGTTGGATTAGAGTTTAAACATCTGTCTGAGATCAG tcttaataCGCCCCCTGGAACGAAGGTGAAGCTTCTCGGTACCGTCCAGGTTAAAAATGGTGTTTTGCTGCTCGATGACTCGAAAATCTCTGTCCTTGGAGGAGAGGTTGATCATATGGTGGAGAAATGGGAACTACAGAGG AGTCTGGCCAAACACAGCAGGAGTAACATTGGAGCAGAAGGTGGACCTCCTCCCTTTGTGCCATTTGGTCag AAGTGTGCAAGGAAGGATGATGTAGACAGTCGAGAACTAGATCAGAGGAAGACCCTTCAGATTCAAAATGTGGTCAAGAGCACTGACGAGAATGATGAGTTTGAAAAGCAGCGGACGGCAGCTATTGCTGAGGTGGCCAAGACCAAAGAG GGCCCCCGCACATTTGGCGGCGGAGGAAACGCAGGCGGTAATTTATCCAACGCTGCTGCCTCCTCCCGAGGCCGAGACTCCTACCAGCAGAGGAGAAGAGAAGACAAGGTTGATAGAACTCAAAGCAGACAGGAGGGAAACTACAGAGAGCTG GTGGATGAACGTTCTTTGAGAGACATCATGGAGATGGGCTTTAATAGAGAAGCTGCTCGACAAGCTCTGATGGATAATAATAACAACCTTGAAGTGGCACTAAACAGCCTTTTGACTGGATCTTCTGGTTGCagacctggttctgttggagctGAATCTCACAAGCCCCAACCCAGag GCAGAGGAAAAGGAAGAGGCAGGTCCagaaatgaagatgaggaggagggggcAGGGGGAAGACCTTCTGGACCAAGCACTCTATTTGACTTTTTGGAATCAAAGATGGGAGTTTTTTCCATTGACG aGCCAAAGAGCCTGGCGCCACAGAGACATGAGAACAAAGCAAATTTTCACACCAAAGACATGTCTCAGACCAAGTTCTTCTCACATAATGACCACAGGcaacaaagaaatgacaaaCCACCTCGCTTTCACAGAGACACTGATTTTCCTAAACCTGGTCAGGAGCCAGTTTCTGGCACGACCTCATCAGCTCACGCCCAGCAGTGGAAGGGCCAGGAGAGGTGGCCACGAGGCACATCTGACCGAGTGCAAAACGACAGGAGAGAAATGAGAGATGAACCTATTGTTCCTTCTTCCATGATGACTCAGCAGCCGATGGAATTAAGTGGATCTTACCACCAACGGTCCCGGAATGGAGATGGTGTCGGGAATACATCTGGACCGTCTTACAGAAGGGGGGTAAAAGATAACGGCCCCTCATCCAAACCGAATAATTCTGCAGGAAGTGAAGTGGATGGACACGGAAACAATAAACGTACAGACAGAAATGATGAAGCCAACAATAGCAGGAGGAAGGGGAAGGGTGACCGGCCAAACTCGGACCACTTTGATAGACAAAGGGATAGCGGGCCATCAATCTTTAACTCAAAAGGAGGACTCTCAGGGACTCCTCATGAAATAGGATTTTTACAGGGTCCTCGAACAGTGACAGGGCATCCTTCTCATTTCCAGAACGGAGAGTTGGAATATAAAAGAACTGGACCAATTAAACCAACAAACCCATCCTTTCCTCCTAACAGGGAGCAGGTACCCAAGAAAAACGCTCCTAACAACCCTGGTCCTAAAAGAAGGCCAGGGCAGGGCAAGGGTCAAggtcctcgaggaccagagaAAAGTCATGTTACAGAGCATGGTTGGAAACCTGGAGATCAGTGTCTGGCACTGTATTGGGAAGACAGCAAG TTTTACCATGCCAGAATAGACGCTGTTCATCCGTCCGGTTCTACGGCCGTCGTCGTATTCAGTGATTATGGAAACTGTGAAGAGGTCCTCCTGAATAACATTAAACCTATTGCTGCTGATGTGATg gaggaagatgatggttaCTATGACAGCTCACTAGAGTTTCGCCGTGGGGGAGATGGGCAGCCGAGACGCACGAGACCCACGCAGCAGTATTACCAGCCACCCAGGGCGCGTGATTGA